Proteins encoded by one window of Halosolutus amylolyticus:
- a CDS encoding phenylalanine--tRNA ligase subunit alpha encodes MQLPESQVAVVEAASADEATSVDALAAATELPPETVTGAVFELEEEGLVAVDERVDETIALTDEGREYADTDLPEIRLYEAALEAGADADPVSMGRVIGASGLEGPQVDIALSNYARKGYGAIEGGEITADPDADPSADAEANALDALAGSEETPIDGVEIDDDTLDQLERRGLLDRSETTVREVTLTERAITELMAGIETAETVGQVTPELLTSGEWQDVEFAEYNVEADAERFEGGKVHILRQTAERVKDVLVGMGFQEMEGPHVDADFWINDCLFMPQDHPARTHWDRFALEQPTHIDELPADLVERVERAHREGVGDDGEGYHSPWDEDFARALALRGHTTSLSTRYLSGEQIGEIEPPARFFSVEKVYRNDTLDPTHLLEFFQIEGWVMAEDLSVRDLMGTFEEFYAQFGITDIEFKPHYNPYTEPSFELFGTHPTTGELVEIGNSGIFREEMLEPLGVECDVMAWGLALERLLMLMYGFEDIRDIHGTLCDLELLRDTEVTY; translated from the coding sequence ATGCAACTTCCCGAATCACAGGTCGCGGTCGTCGAGGCCGCGAGCGCAGACGAGGCAACGTCCGTCGACGCCCTCGCTGCGGCGACCGAACTCCCACCGGAGACCGTCACCGGGGCGGTCTTCGAACTGGAAGAGGAGGGACTGGTCGCCGTCGACGAGCGGGTCGACGAAACGATCGCACTGACCGACGAAGGCCGCGAGTACGCCGACACCGACCTTCCGGAGATCCGGCTGTACGAGGCCGCACTCGAGGCCGGGGCCGACGCCGATCCCGTCTCGATGGGACGGGTCATCGGCGCGTCCGGACTCGAAGGCCCACAGGTCGACATCGCGCTCTCGAACTACGCGCGGAAGGGGTACGGCGCGATCGAGGGCGGCGAGATCACTGCCGATCCCGACGCCGATCCGTCGGCTGACGCGGAGGCGAACGCGCTCGACGCGCTCGCCGGGAGCGAGGAGACGCCGATCGACGGGGTCGAGATCGACGACGACACGTTAGACCAGCTAGAGCGGCGCGGCCTGCTCGATCGATCCGAGACGACGGTCCGCGAGGTGACCCTGACCGAACGGGCCATCACCGAACTGATGGCCGGCATCGAGACCGCGGAGACGGTCGGCCAGGTTACCCCGGAACTGCTGACCAGCGGCGAGTGGCAGGACGTGGAGTTCGCCGAGTACAACGTCGAGGCCGACGCCGAGCGGTTCGAGGGCGGCAAGGTCCACATCCTGCGCCAGACGGCAGAACGCGTCAAGGACGTCCTCGTCGGCATGGGCTTCCAGGAGATGGAGGGGCCACACGTCGACGCCGACTTCTGGATCAACGATTGCCTGTTCATGCCCCAGGACCACCCTGCGCGAACCCACTGGGACCGGTTCGCTCTCGAACAGCCGACCCACATCGACGAGTTGCCCGCGGATCTGGTCGAGCGCGTCGAGCGCGCACACCGGGAGGGCGTCGGCGACGACGGCGAGGGGTATCACTCGCCGTGGGACGAGGACTTCGCGCGTGCGCTCGCGCTACGCGGGCACACGACCTCGCTGTCGACCCGCTATCTCTCGGGCGAGCAGATCGGCGAGATCGAGCCCCCGGCGCGGTTCTTCAGCGTCGAGAAGGTCTACCGGAACGACACGCTCGATCCGACCCACCTGCTCGAGTTCTTCCAGATCGAGGGGTGGGTGATGGCCGAGGATCTCTCGGTGCGGGACCTGATGGGGACCTTCGAGGAGTTCTACGCCCAGTTCGGGATCACGGACATCGAGTTCAAGCCCCACTACAACCCCTACACGGAGCCGAGTTTCGAGCTGTTCGGCACCCACCCGACGACGGGCGAGCTCGTCGAGATCGGGAACTCGGGCATCTTCCGCGAGGAGATGCTCGAACCGCTGGGCGTCGAGTGTGACGTGATGGCGTGGGGGCTCGCCCTGGAGCGCCTGCTCATGCTGATGTACGGCTTCGAGGACATCCGCGACATCCACGGCACGCTCTGTGACCTGGAACTGCTGCGGGATACGGAGGTGACCTACTGA
- the pheT gene encoding phenylalanine--tRNA ligase subunit beta, translating to MPTVDIDPDELRTLTGREEKSDDELKTDLFGLGLEFEGRTEDGAFELEFAPDRLDRLSVEGVARSMRYHYGDSRGVHVPSTNSAEWTIEVDDSVPDERPYVTGAVIRDVDLDEDGLDSLIQLQEKLHATMGRKRAKGAIGIHDLTMLKGAAASDGNPTIRYVGVDPEEDTFVPLDADREMTPAQVLDEHQTGQTYADLVSGYDRYPAIYDDLGLFSFPPVINGRRTEVSTDSRDLFVEMTGTDQWTIDKMLTIVCYALAARGATIEDVVVEYPDRDLVRPDLSTKTKTVAHDRVETILGIDLDPDEVVDLAERSGLEAETDENDDGDLVYEVTLPPYRVDVLHPLDVIDDLGRAYGFNDLEPKYPDVGTVGGRHERSRLEDAARTQLVGLGFEDLLNFHMISADENYDRLEISPGEDVYGAGEAATIKEPYSEDYTMLRTWVLPSLLMVLENNTHRAYPQDLAEIGFTAEVDESENTGVAEGRHVGAVLASHDAGYEDAKARLQALARNFDVDLETPPIEHPTFISGRTASVVVDGEEVGLIGEVHPKVLVEHDLEVPVAAFEFDLDALR from the coding sequence ATGCCAACCGTCGACATCGACCCCGACGAACTGCGCACGTTGACCGGCCGGGAGGAGAAGAGCGACGACGAACTGAAGACGGACCTGTTCGGCCTCGGACTCGAGTTCGAGGGGCGCACCGAGGACGGGGCGTTCGAACTCGAGTTCGCGCCCGATCGGCTCGATCGGCTCTCCGTCGAGGGCGTGGCCCGGTCGATGCGGTACCACTACGGCGATTCTCGCGGCGTCCACGTCCCGTCGACGAATTCGGCGGAGTGGACGATCGAGGTCGACGACTCGGTCCCCGACGAGCGACCGTACGTCACGGGGGCGGTGATCCGGGACGTCGACCTGGACGAGGACGGCCTCGACTCGCTCATCCAGTTGCAGGAGAAACTCCACGCGACCATGGGTCGCAAGCGCGCGAAGGGTGCGATCGGGATCCACGACCTGACGATGCTGAAAGGGGCCGCGGCGTCCGACGGAAACCCGACCATCCGGTACGTCGGCGTCGACCCCGAGGAGGACACGTTCGTCCCGCTCGACGCGGATCGGGAGATGACCCCCGCACAGGTGCTCGACGAGCACCAGACGGGCCAGACCTACGCCGATCTCGTGAGCGGGTACGATCGCTACCCCGCGATCTACGACGATCTGGGGCTGTTCTCGTTCCCGCCCGTCATCAACGGCCGCCGGACCGAGGTCTCGACCGACTCCCGGGACCTGTTCGTCGAGATGACCGGCACCGACCAGTGGACGATCGACAAGATGCTGACCATCGTCTGCTACGCGCTCGCGGCCCGCGGGGCGACGATCGAGGACGTCGTAGTCGAATACCCCGACCGGGACCTCGTCCGGCCGGACCTCTCGACCAAGACCAAGACCGTCGCCCACGATCGCGTCGAGACCATCCTCGGGATCGACCTCGATCCCGACGAGGTGGTCGATCTGGCGGAGCGATCGGGTCTCGAAGCCGAAACGGACGAGAACGACGACGGCGACCTCGTCTACGAGGTGACGCTCCCGCCGTACCGCGTCGACGTACTCCACCCGCTGGACGTCATCGACGACCTCGGTCGGGCCTACGGCTTCAACGACCTCGAACCGAAGTACCCCGACGTCGGCACCGTCGGCGGCCGCCACGAGCGATCGCGACTCGAGGACGCCGCCCGCACGCAACTCGTCGGCCTCGGCTTCGAGGACCTGCTGAACTTCCACATGATCAGCGCGGACGAGAACTACGATCGGCTCGAGATTTCGCCCGGCGAGGACGTCTACGGCGCCGGCGAGGCCGCGACGATCAAAGAGCCCTACAGCGAGGACTACACCATGCTCCGGACGTGGGTGCTCCCCTCCCTGTTGATGGTACTGGAGAACAACACCCACCGGGCCTACCCGCAGGACCTCGCGGAGATCGGCTTCACCGCTGAAGTCGACGAGAGCGAAAATACGGGGGTCGCCGAGGGGCGACACGTGGGCGCGGTCCTCGCGAGCCACGACGCCGGGTACGAGGACGCCAAGGCGCGCCTACAGGCGCTCGCCCGGAACTTCGACGTCGATCTCGAGACGCCGCCGATCGAGCACCCGACCTTCATTTCGGGTCGAACGGCGAGCGTCGTCGTCGACGGCGAGGAGGTGGGGCTCATCGGCGAGGTCCACCCGAAGGTGCTCGTCGAACACGACCTCGAGGTGCCGGTCGCGGCGTTCGAGTTCGATCTCGACGCGCTCCGGTAG
- a CDS encoding right-handed parallel beta-helix repeat-containing protein has translation MTTLCLAGCSDSDEQSEGNEPQAEASDTDAETEEGERENGEETLVVEPEDSIQDAIDESEPGGTVEVRPATYGEAVTVDKELTLVAPDGAFLDGIAAGGEAGFTVAASGVRIEGFEIVDYATGGIVTETDVAEITVTDVVLSNNSGFPLDLSGDIVSLEGVALEDNGGPARIESSSDGNVTVTDGTFVRSDEGGLSVTSGKSIVLERVEALQNGATGVLVEGGDVRGQTVEVTDSTVIENTGGSGLSIAGTRGDDAVTVANLEATDNSDHGIEIAAETVTVSGVDLRKNGATTSGLSIESSGDGSVTISDSTIEQTERNTGWSSSDYGRGVHVVGGETVEVENVDLLQNGGHQLLVEGGDARGQTVSVRDSSIVENSSGSGLEITGTRGDDTVTVANVEAVDNSNHGIEIVAETVEVSGVDLRENGATTSGLSIESSSDGSVTISDSVVEQTVRNTGWFNSEYGRGVHVVGGETVEVENVDLLQNGGHQLLVEGGDVRGQTVSVSDSTITGSTDGSGVVAQDTGGDDEHTITNVTADDNSSYGFSLGAETVTIEDTSAEGNGSGPLELLTIDESEATIRNSF, from the coding sequence ATGACGACGCTCTGTCTCGCGGGTTGTTCGGACTCGGACGAGCAATCCGAAGGAAACGAACCGCAAGCCGAAGCGTCCGACACGGACGCTGAAACGGAAGAAGGTGAGCGGGAGAACGGAGAGGAGACGCTCGTCGTCGAACCCGAGGACTCGATCCAGGACGCGATCGACGAGAGCGAACCGGGGGGAACCGTCGAGGTCCGACCGGCGACGTACGGAGAGGCCGTCACCGTCGACAAGGAACTGACGCTGGTCGCTCCGGACGGGGCGTTCCTCGACGGGATCGCTGCCGGTGGCGAGGCGGGGTTCACGGTAGCGGCGTCCGGCGTGCGGATCGAGGGATTCGAAATCGTCGATTACGCGACCGGCGGAATCGTTACCGAAACCGACGTCGCCGAGATAACCGTCACCGACGTCGTGCTGTCCAACAACTCGGGATTCCCGCTCGATCTTTCCGGCGATATCGTCTCGCTCGAAGGAGTCGCGCTCGAAGATAACGGGGGTCCGGCCAGGATCGAATCGTCCAGCGACGGCAACGTGACGGTCACGGACGGGACGTTCGTCCGCTCCGATGAGGGCGGCCTCTCGGTTACCAGCGGAAAATCGATCGTGCTCGAGCGCGTGGAGGCGCTGCAAAACGGCGCCACCGGGGTCCTCGTGGAAGGCGGCGACGTCCGCGGACAGACGGTGGAGGTAACCGATTCGACCGTCATCGAGAACACGGGCGGGAGTGGCCTCTCGATCGCCGGCACCAGGGGTGACGATGCGGTGACTGTCGCGAACCTCGAGGCCACCGACAACTCGGATCACGGCATCGAGATCGCCGCCGAGACCGTGACGGTCTCGGGCGTCGACCTGCGGAAAAACGGCGCCACGACGAGCGGGCTCTCGATCGAGAGTTCCGGCGACGGGTCCGTGACGATCAGCGATAGCACGATCGAACAGACGGAACGCAACACTGGCTGGTCCAGCAGCGATTACGGCCGCGGCGTTCACGTCGTCGGCGGGGAGACGGTCGAGGTCGAGAACGTCGACCTCCTCCAGAACGGCGGTCACCAGCTCCTCGTCGAGGGTGGCGACGCCCGCGGGCAGACGGTGTCGGTCCGCGACTCCTCCATCGTCGAGAACTCGAGCGGGAGCGGACTCGAGATCACCGGGACGAGAGGGGACGATACGGTGACCGTCGCAAACGTCGAGGCCGTCGACAACTCGAACCACGGTATCGAGATCGTCGCCGAGACCGTGGAGGTCTCGGGCGTCGACCTGCGGGAAAACGGGGCCACGACGAGCGGACTCTCGATCGAGAGTTCCAGCGACGGGTCCGTAACGATCAGCGATAGTGTGGTCGAACAGACTGTGCGGAATACGGGCTGGTTCAACAGCGAGTACGGCCGTGGGGTTCACGTCGTCGGCGGGGAGACGGTCGAGGTCGAGAACGTCGACCTCCTCCAGAACGGAGGCCACCAGCTCCTCGTCGAAGGCGGCGACGTCCGCGGGCAGACGGTGTCGGTCAGCGATTCGACGATCACCGGATCGACGGACGGGTCCGGTGTCGTCGCTCAGGATACGGGTGGCGACGACGAACACACGATCACGAACGTCACCGCGGACGACAATTCGTCGTACGGGTTCAGTCTCGGTGCGGAGACGGTCACCATAGAGGATACATCCGCCGAAGGGAACGGTTCGGGCCCGCTCGAATTGCTGACGATCGACGAAAGCGAGGCGACGATCCGAAACAGCTTCTGA
- a CDS encoding non-histone chromosomal MC1 family protein, with product MVREDGKRNFALRESDGEESSVFSGNTPRQAALKAARRLDPGSSESDADRVELRLREKGTDKVHIYDGWAWEETAPDDKPDWMPSEITEANVSKKGIEHLDE from the coding sequence ATGGTACGTGAAGACGGTAAACGGAACTTTGCACTGCGCGAGTCGGACGGCGAAGAGTCGAGCGTCTTTTCCGGAAACACGCCGCGGCAGGCCGCCCTCAAGGCGGCCCGGCGACTCGACCCCGGATCCAGCGAATCGGACGCCGATCGGGTCGAACTCCGGCTTCGAGAGAAGGGGACCGACAAGGTACACATCTACGACGGCTGGGCGTGGGAGGAGACCGCTCCCGACGACAAGCCCGACTGGATGCCGAGCGAGATCACGGAGGCAAACGTCTCGAAGAAGGGGATTGAACACCTGGACGAGTAA
- the pheA gene encoding prephenate dehydratase produces MTVVTLGPEGTYSHRAASALADRDAIEFRQSVTAIVDAVASEDHDRGVIPIENSIEGSVTESLDALAEYDVAVVREIVTPIRHALLAQGPGFDTIASHSQALAQCRSYLEREYPDVTLEAVASTAQGVEYAREDPSMAGIGHPANADNGTTLEVLAEDIQDQDSNATRFFAVAPAEERSKGGGKTSLVVYPNANYPGLLLELLEPFADRDINLTRVESRPSGQRLGDYVFHIDIEAGLYEARTNEAIADIETIAENGWVRKLGSYDTEHVVE; encoded by the coding sequence ATGACTGTAGTCACGCTCGGTCCCGAAGGGACCTACTCACACCGGGCGGCGAGCGCGCTCGCCGACCGGGACGCGATCGAGTTCCGCCAGTCGGTGACCGCGATCGTCGACGCCGTCGCGAGCGAGGACCACGATCGGGGCGTGATCCCGATCGAGAACAGCATCGAGGGAAGCGTCACGGAGAGCCTGGACGCCCTCGCCGAGTACGACGTCGCCGTCGTCAGGGAGATCGTCACCCCGATTCGCCACGCCCTGCTCGCCCAGGGCCCCGGGTTCGACACGATCGCCAGTCACTCCCAGGCGCTGGCCCAGTGTCGCTCCTACCTCGAACGGGAGTATCCGGACGTCACGCTAGAGGCGGTCGCCAGCACGGCCCAGGGCGTCGAGTATGCCCGCGAGGACCCCTCCATGGCCGGGATCGGCCATCCAGCGAACGCCGATAACGGGACCACCCTCGAGGTGCTGGCCGAGGACATCCAGGACCAGGACTCGAACGCGACCCGCTTCTTCGCGGTCGCCCCCGCCGAGGAGCGATCGAAAGGCGGCGGCAAGACCTCGCTGGTCGTCTACCCGAACGCGAACTACCCCGGCCTCCTGCTGGAACTCCTCGAACCGTTCGCCGACCGGGACATCAACCTGACCCGCGTCGAGTCGCGACCCAGCGGCCAGCGTCTGGGCGACTACGTCTTCCACATCGATATCGAGGCGGGACTGTACGAGGCCCGGACGAACGAGGCGATCGCGGACATCGAGACGATCGCCGAGAACGGCTGGGTCCGGAAACTCGGCTCGTACGATACCGAACACGTCGTCGAGTGA
- a CDS encoding peroxiredoxin, giving the protein MVLEDGAAAPTVTAPNQDGETIELAFEAPTVLYFYPKDDTPGCTIEATQFQRERETYREAGVDVYGVSTDDVDSHRSFCESEGLEFDLLADPDGEVADAFDVERRDSGVTARTTFVLADGEVQAVYEGVDPDGHARNVLLDALDDGLVTLPE; this is encoded by the coding sequence ATGGTACTCGAGGACGGCGCGGCGGCCCCGACCGTGACGGCACCGAACCAGGACGGCGAGACGATCGAACTGGCGTTCGAAGCGCCGACGGTGCTGTACTTCTACCCGAAAGACGACACGCCGGGCTGTACGATCGAGGCGACCCAGTTCCAGCGCGAGCGCGAGACCTACCGCGAGGCCGGCGTGGACGTCTACGGCGTCTCGACGGACGACGTCGACTCCCACCGATCGTTCTGCGAGTCCGAAGGACTGGAGTTCGACCTGCTGGCCGATCCCGACGGCGAGGTCGCCGACGCGTTCGACGTCGAACGGCGGGACAGCGGCGTGACCGCGCGAACGACGTTCGTCCTCGCCGACGGCGAGGTACAGGCCGTCTACGAGGGCGTCGATCCCGACGGTCACGCGCGCAACGTCCTCCTGGACGCGCTCGACGACGGACTCGTCACCCTGCCGGAGTGA
- a CDS encoding Hsp20/alpha crystallin family protein has translation MRGNPFDEIEEMLDRVSRQVEEGMTSGGLQVPGSVPVDVADTDEEYVVTADLPGYDTDDIDLTLSEGTLRLEANRAEEAEYAEGRYLRRERTRTSASRRIRLPEPVEEDSVSAGYEDGVLTVRLPKVGGGEGSKAIDIE, from the coding sequence ATGCGAGGAAATCCGTTCGACGAAATCGAGGAGATGCTCGACCGCGTCAGTCGACAGGTAGAGGAGGGGATGACGAGCGGCGGCCTCCAGGTCCCGGGCTCGGTGCCGGTCGACGTCGCCGATACCGACGAGGAGTACGTCGTGACGGCCGATCTCCCCGGGTACGACACCGACGACATCGACCTGACGCTGTCGGAGGGAACGTTGCGACTCGAGGCGAACCGGGCCGAAGAGGCGGAGTACGCCGAGGGGCGATACCTCCGGCGCGAGCGGACGCGCACGTCGGCGAGTCGACGGATCCGTCTCCCCGAACCGGTCGAGGAAGACTCGGTGTCGGCCGGCTACGAGGACGGCGTTCTCACCGTGCGACTGCCGAAAGTCGGCGGCGGCGAGGGCTCGAAAGCGATCGACATCGAGTGA
- a CDS encoding DUF7522 family protein — protein MTSSYTTDVTDDLADSLVTASRTSLGDTLRSVVYFTPSEFDVLYVRQDLYDSPTDSRGVKSQLVDFELVGFAEAPVRSSLSIADGDRGIGQYEFTVRFHEDGFVVRKLVGNVGVLLTADSMDVTAFEEAAHAIERLLSDR, from the coding sequence ATGACTTCCTCCTACACCACCGACGTCACCGACGACCTCGCCGACAGCCTCGTCACTGCATCCCGGACGAGTCTCGGCGATACGCTCCGATCTGTCGTCTACTTCACGCCCTCGGAATTCGACGTCCTGTACGTCCGCCAGGATCTCTACGACTCGCCGACCGACAGCCGCGGCGTCAAATCACAGCTCGTCGACTTCGAACTCGTCGGTTTCGCCGAAGCACCCGTTCGCTCGTCGCTCTCGATCGCGGACGGCGACAGGGGCATCGGCCAGTACGAGTTCACCGTTCGCTTCCACGAGGACGGCTTCGTGGTCAGGAAACTCGTCGGGAACGTCGGCGTCCTCCTCACCGCCGACAGCATGGACGTCACCGCGTTCGAGGAGGCGGCTCACGCGATCGAACGTCTGCTTTCGGATCGCTAG
- the leuS gene encoding leucine--tRNA ligase, which yields MSDAGYDHAAVERRWQEAWDEANVYRTPDDVEDPTYVLGMYPYPSGKLHMGHVRNYTITDAYARFRRMRGDEVLHPMGWDAFGLPAENAAKERDTNPRDWTFDCIETMRDQMDAMGFGYDWEREITTCTPEYYRWNQWLFSRFHDEGLVERRDAEVNWCPECETVLADEQVEGEAELCWRCDTPVETRELEQWFLQITEYADELLEAIDDLEGWPNSVRQMQRNWIGRQYGTELEFHVDGYGEVEAFTTRVDTIYGATFFALAPDHPISEELAAEDEEIRHFVEHEADPEGDEPNGIETDLTATNPATGEDLPVFVADFVLSDVGTGALMGVPGHDDRDHAFASKMGVDIEPVIAPEPEDWDGETVPDTPDVSEAAYTEDGVLVNSGDYSGLDSETGRDQLTEDIESASKAKQYQLRDWGISRQRYWGTPIPVVHCDDCGPVVVPEEDLPVELPEFINTTGNPLDAAEEWKQTTCPDCGGDATRETDTMDTFVDSSWYFLRYVSPDLDEAPFDLDRANDWMPVDQYVGGIEHAVMHLLYSRFFTKVLADHEGLEHREPFTNLLAQGMVQLEGEKMSKSKGNVVSPQRIVEEYGADTARLFMMQAAQPERDFDWSEEGVRSTYAFLGRLTELVEDVAANGADGPDDAVASYVDAEIDATIAIATDEYDDLTFNKALRETQSLTRTLRQYAEHADPHAETFERGLSAVVRLLAPVAPHVAEELYETLGHDEFVVDAAWPTAQVDRDHVEKRRRLVENTREDVRDIVEVAGIDDPREIEVVVAPEWKYDALEIAIESDADNLIGELMGESHIREQGDAAADYGQDLQAEREALETTLGPDAEHAALESAAWLLEREFDAPVRVRRADEVDDSVLKNAEPGRPAIEIED from the coding sequence ATGAGTGACGCGGGATACGACCACGCAGCGGTCGAACGGCGATGGCAGGAGGCGTGGGACGAGGCGAACGTCTACCGGACGCCCGACGACGTCGAGGACCCGACGTACGTCCTCGGGATGTACCCGTACCCGTCGGGCAAACTCCACATGGGCCACGTCCGGAACTACACGATCACCGACGCCTACGCCCGGTTCAGACGAATGCGCGGCGACGAGGTGCTCCACCCGATGGGGTGGGACGCGTTCGGCCTCCCCGCGGAGAACGCGGCCAAGGAGCGCGACACCAACCCGCGGGACTGGACGTTCGACTGCATCGAGACGATGCGCGACCAGATGGACGCGATGGGCTTTGGCTACGACTGGGAGCGCGAGATCACCACCTGCACCCCAGAGTACTACCGGTGGAACCAGTGGCTCTTCTCCCGGTTCCACGACGAGGGGCTGGTCGAGCGCCGCGACGCCGAGGTCAACTGGTGTCCCGAGTGCGAGACCGTGCTGGCCGACGAGCAGGTCGAGGGCGAGGCCGAACTCTGCTGGCGGTGTGACACGCCCGTCGAGACGCGCGAACTCGAGCAGTGGTTCCTGCAGATCACCGAGTACGCGGACGAATTGCTGGAAGCGATCGACGACCTGGAGGGGTGGCCCAACTCCGTTCGGCAGATGCAGCGCAACTGGATCGGCCGCCAGTACGGCACGGAACTCGAGTTTCACGTGGACGGCTACGGCGAGGTCGAAGCCTTCACCACCCGCGTCGACACCATCTACGGCGCGACCTTCTTCGCGCTCGCGCCGGACCACCCGATCAGCGAGGAACTCGCGGCGGAAGACGAGGAGATCCGTCACTTCGTCGAGCACGAGGCCGACCCCGAGGGCGACGAGCCAAACGGGATCGAGACGGACCTGACCGCGACCAACCCCGCGACGGGTGAGGACCTCCCCGTCTTCGTCGCCGACTTCGTCCTCTCGGACGTCGGCACCGGCGCGCTGATGGGCGTCCCCGGCCACGACGATCGGGACCACGCCTTCGCGTCGAAGATGGGCGTCGACATCGAGCCGGTCATCGCACCCGAGCCCGAGGACTGGGACGGCGAGACGGTTCCCGACACGCCGGACGTGAGCGAGGCGGCCTACACCGAGGACGGCGTCCTGGTCAACTCCGGCGACTACTCGGGACTGGACAGCGAAACGGGCCGCGATCAACTGACCGAAGACATCGAGAGCGCGTCGAAGGCGAAACAGTACCAGCTTCGCGACTGGGGGATCTCCCGTCAGCGCTACTGGGGGACGCCGATCCCGGTCGTCCACTGTGACGACTGCGGTCCCGTCGTGGTCCCCGAGGAAGACCTGCCGGTCGAACTCCCCGAGTTCATCAACACCACCGGGAACCCGCTGGACGCCGCCGAGGAGTGGAAGCAAACGACGTGTCCGGACTGCGGCGGCGACGCGACCCGCGAGACCGACACGATGGACACCTTCGTCGACTCCTCGTGGTACTTCCTGCGGTACGTCTCGCCCGACCTGGACGAGGCGCCGTTCGACCTGGACCGTGCCAACGACTGGATGCCGGTCGACCAGTACGTCGGCGGCATCGAGCACGCCGTGATGCACCTCCTCTATTCGCGGTTCTTCACGAAGGTGCTGGCCGACCACGAGGGCCTGGAGCACCGCGAACCCTTCACGAACCTGCTGGCCCAGGGGATGGTCCAGCTCGAGGGCGAGAAGATGTCCAAGTCCAAGGGCAACGTCGTCTCGCCCCAGCGGATCGTCGAGGAGTACGGCGCGGACACCGCCCGGCTGTTCATGATGCAGGCGGCCCAGCCCGAGCGCGACTTCGACTGGAGCGAGGAGGGCGTCCGATCGACCTACGCCTTCCTCGGCCGCCTGACCGAACTGGTCGAGGACGTCGCGGCGAACGGCGCCGACGGCCCGGACGACGCCGTCGCCAGCTACGTCGACGCGGAGATCGACGCGACGATCGCGATCGCGACCGACGAGTACGACGACCTGACGTTCAACAAGGCGCTGCGGGAGACCCAGTCCCTGACCCGGACGCTCCGCCAGTACGCCGAGCACGCCGACCCGCACGCCGAGACGTTCGAGCGCGGGCTGTCGGCGGTCGTCCGACTGCTGGCCCCCGTCGCGCCCCACGTCGCCGAGGAACTGTACGAGACGCTCGGCCACGACGAGTTCGTCGTCGACGCCGCGTGGCCGACCGCCCAGGTCGATCGCGACCACGTCGAGAAGCGCCGCCGACTGGTCGAGAACACCCGCGAGGACGTCCGCGACATCGTCGAGGTGGCCGGCATCGACGACCCCAGAGAGATCGAGGTCGTCGTCGCGCCCGAGTGGAAGTACGATGCCCTCGAGATCGCGATCGAGAGCGACGCCGACAACCTGATCGGCGAACTCATGGGAGAGTCGCACATCCGCGAGCAGGGCGACGCCGCGGCCGACTACGGCCAGGACCTGCAGGCCGAGCGCGAAGCCCTCGAAACGACCCTCGGTCCCGACGCGGAGCACGCGGCGCTGGAGTCGGCTGCCTGGCTGCTCGAGCGCGAGTTCGACGCGCCGGTCCGGGTTCGACGCGCCGACGAGGTCGACGACTCGGTGCTGAAAAACGCCGAACCCGGACGGCCGGCGATCGAGATCGAGGACTGA